The region ACCCTGTGGCAGGTCGGTACTGACCACGCCGGTATCGCCACCCAGATGGTGGTTGAGCGTAAAATCGCCGCTGAAGAGGGCAAAACCCGCCACGATTACGGTCGCGACGCGTTCATCGACAAAATCTGGGAGTGGAAAGCGGAATCCGGCGGCACCATCACCCGCCAGATGCGTCGTCTGGGTAACTCGGTCGACTGGGAGCGCGAACGCTTCACTATGGATGAAGGTCTTTCCAACGCGGTGAAAGAGGTCTTCGTCCGTCTTTATAAAGAAGATCTGATCTATCGCGGCAAGCGTCTCGTGAACTGGGACCCGAAACTGCGTACCGCCATCTCTGACCTCGAAGTGGAAAACCGCGAGTCGAAAGGCTCCATGTGGCACATCCGCTACCCGCTGGCGGACGGCGCGAAAACCGCTGACGGCAAAGATTACCTGGTGGTCGCCACCACGCGTCCGGAAACCCTGCTGGGCGATACCGGCGTTGCCGTTAACCCGGAAGATCCTCGTTATAAAGATCTGATTGGTAAATTTGTCGTGCTGCCGCTGGTGAACCGCCGCATTCCGATCGTCGGCGATGAACACGCCGATATGGAAAAAGGCACCGGCTGCGTGAAGATAACGCCAGCGCACGATTTCAACGACTACGAAGTGGGTCGTCGTCATCAGTTGCCGATGATCAACATCCTGACCTTTGACGGCGATATTCGCGAAAGCGCGGAAGTCTACGACACCAAAGGCAACGAATCTGACGTTTACTCAAACGAGATCCCGGCGCAGTTCCAGAAAATGGAGCGTTTCGCCGCGCGTAAAGCAATCGTGGCGGCCGTTGATGAACTCGGCCTGCTCGAAGAGATCAAACCGCATGACCTGACCGTGCCTTATGGCGATCGCGGCGGCGTGGTTATCGAACCGATGCTGACCGACCAGTGGTATGTGCGCGCCGATGTGCTGGCGAAGCCGGCGGTGGAAGCGGTTGAGAACGGCGATATCCAGTTTGTGCCGAAGCAGTACGAGAACATGTACTTCTCCTGGATGCGCGATATTCAGGACTGGTGTATCTCCCGTCAGCTCTGGTGGGGTCATCGCATCCCGGCGTGGTACGACGAGCAGGGCAACGTCTACGTTGGCCGCAGCGTTGACGAAGTGCGCCAGGAAAACAATCTCGGCGCGGATGTGGCGCTGCGCCAGGACGACGACGTGCTCGACACCTGGTTCTCCTCCGCGCTCTGGACATTCTCCACCCTCGGCTGGCCGGACAACACCGACGCGCTGCGTCAGTTCCACCCGACCAGCGTGATGGTCTCCGGCTTCGACATCATTTTCTTCTGGATTGCCCGCATGATCATGATGACCATGCACTTCATCAAAGATGAAAACGGCAAGCCGCAGGTGCCGTTCCACACCGTCTACATGACCGGGCTTATCCGCGATGACGAAGGCCAGAAGATGTCCAAATCCAAGGGCAACGTGATTGACCCGCTGGATATGGTTGACGGCATTTCCCTGCCGGACCTGCTTGCCAAGCGCACCGGCAACATGATGCAGCCGCAGCTGGCGGAGAAAATCCGCAAGCGCACCGAGAAGCAGTTCCCGGACGGCATCGAGCCGCACGGCACCGACGCCCTGCGCTTCACTCTGGCGGCGCTGGCCTCGACCGGTCGCGATATCAACTGGGATATGAAGCGTCTCGAAGGCTACCGCAACTTCTGTAACAAACTGTGGAACGCCAGCCGCTTCGTGCTGATGAATACCGAAGAGCAGGACTGCGGCTTCAACGGCGGCGAGAAAGTGCTGTCGCTGGCGGACCGCTGGATCCTGGCGGAATTCAACCAGACCGTGAAAGCGTACCGTGAGGCGCTGGATAACTTCCGCTTCGATATCGCGGCGGGCATCCTGTACGAATTCACCTGGAACCAGTTCTGCGACTGGTATCTGGAGCTCACCAAGCCGGTCATGAACGGCGGCTCTGAAGCCGAGCTGCGCGGCACCCGCAACACGCTGGTCACCGTGCTGGAAGGCCTGCTGCGTCTCGCGCACCCGATCATTCCGTTTATCACGGAAACCATCTGGCAGCGTGTGAAAGTGATTGCGGGCATCAATGCCGACACCATCATGCTGCAGCCGTTCCCGGCGTTTGACGCCTCACGCGTGGACGACGCGGCGCTGGCCGATACCGAGTGGCTGAAGCAGGCCATCATCGCCGTGCGCAACATCCGCGCCGAGATGAACATCGCGCCGGGCAAACCGCTGGAACTGCTGCTGCGTGGTTGCAGCGCTGACGCTGCGCGTCGTGTGAACGACAACCGCGGCTTCCTGCAGACGCTGGCGCGCCTCGAAAGCATCACCGTGCTGCCTGCCGATGACAAAGGTCCGGTATCCGTGACCAAAATTATCGACGGCGCCGAACTGCTGATCCCAATGGCGGGGCTTATTGATAAAGACGCCGAGCTAGCGCGTCTGGCTAAAGAAGTCGCCAAAATTGAAGGTGAAATCGGGCGCATCGAAAGCAAACTCGGTAATGAAGGCTTTGTGGCTCGCGCGCCGGAAGCCGTGATCGCGAAAGAACGTGAAAAACTCGCGGGCTATCACGAAGCGAAAGCGAAACTGATTGAACAGCAGGGCGTGATTAGCGCGCTTTAATTGCTGTGTTTAATGAAAAAGCCGGGGCGACCCGGCTTTTTTTATTACTGCACGCGGCGATTAATTTCCCTTAATACCAACGGGCGACATTATCCCCTGCCCGTTTATTCTGGCGGACGTAAAATATAAAAAAACGGCGCTCCTGAGAGCGCCGTTTTTATTTACCCGGACGCGAGGCCCGGAGACGTATTTTTCAGAGTGCGAAAGGCAGAACGGAGAAACCGCGGCCCAGCACGCTTGCCGGATCGTTACGCGGCTGCTCGTCGTGATCGACCAGCGCCAGGTTATCCAGCTCGCCATCCACATGGGTATTTTCCAGCAGGTAGCGGGTCAGGCGCACTTTCGCCCACGGCCACGCCAGGCCAGCGGTAATACCGCAGACGATGAAATTGCTCAGGATCAGCCACACAAAGGTGCCGACGCTCGCGGTGGAGCGGAATTTGATACCGCCTTCGAGGGACATCTGCTGATAAGCGTAGTTACGCACTTTAACGAACGCGAAGCTAAAGCAGACCAGGATGCCGACAAGATAAACCATATAGGCCATGAACATAGTGGAGAACATCGACAAGCCCGCGCTCAGCATGGCTTCTTCGCTTGCTCCACCGTACAGGCTTAGCTGTAAAACCTGGGTCATCATCGGAACGACCATCACCATCACGATAACGATAAACGGCACAAACAGCAGCATCGCTTTCAGGTAGATGAAGGTGCAGGTTTTGATGTTCAGGTTAATGGCGAAACGGTGTTTACCGTATTGCAGGTTATTGACCAGCAGCCCGTACCACTGGGCGGCGTAAATCCCCTGCATCAGCGCGGTACCGCCAAGGCCAACAACGGTGGAGAGCACAATGCCGACGATAATGCCGGTCAGGCTGGCGCTGGAGCCCGCGAGGGTAAACACCAGAGAGATAACTACAAAGATAAGCACGGCAATCAGCAGCGGGCAGCCGAGCATCACCCACCAGGCGCGCAGCGGGCTCGCTTTAAAGCTAAAACGCATCCCGTTAAGCTGGGTCATCAGCAGCTGGTAGCGCAGGCCCTGCATAATCAGGAACGGCGCGAAGGCGATAAACAGCACCACCATGCACAGCGTTAAAAAGGTATTCTCATGCACCGCGTTAATCAGGAACACGACGTAGAGGATAGCGAGGCACAGCCAGCCGACGAAAATCGCGCGGCCCGTGGCGTGGTAAGAAAAACGCGCGCCAGCAAGCTCCGTATTTTCATAGAAATAACGGCGCGCACGCACCATTGCCCAGGGTAAAAACAGCCCGGCGGTGAATACCGTTAACAGTATGTTGACCAGCCAGACGGGGAAATAACCACCGCCGCTGCCCTGAAACGAGAATGCGTGTGTCTTATTCCCTGCCAGGAATTTATTATCGTCTGACATAACAATCCTTATTCTGTAAAAAAGAAAAAAAGCGCCGTTATAACCTTTAACTTCTTAGGGTTAATTCAGTGCGTACTTTAGTGTAATAAAGGCCAAAGAAGAATAATAGCAACCAATATTCCTGGGCTTGCGTGTCTCTTCTGGTAATGGTATTAAGCACAACATTATGTTGAATATATGACATCAGAGCAGAAAATGAATGTTGAGGCGCCGGTTGACATTATCATGCGCCGGATGACGGCCGCGGATAACGCGACTGTCGCCCGGGTGATCCGCCAGGTTTCCGCAGAATATGGCCTGACCGCCGACAAAGGCTACACCGTCGCGGACCCGAATCTCGACGTGCTTTACACGCAATACAGCAAGCCGGGCCACGCGTATTGGGTCGTGGAACTCGATGGCGACGTGGTGGGCGGCGGCGGTATCGCGCCGCTGGCGTGTAGCCAGACGGATATCTGCGAGCTGCAAAAAATGTATTTTCTGCCCGTCGCGCGCGGCAGAGGGCTTGCCAAAAAGCTGGCGCTGCAGGCGCTGGAATTCGCCCGCGCTCAGGGGTATCGCCGCTGCTACCTGGAAACCACCGCGTTTTTAAAAGAGGCGATCGCGCTGTATGAACGTCTCGGTTTTACGCATATTTCCGAGCCGCTGGGCTGTACGGGGCATGTAGATTGCGAAGTCCGTATGTTAAAAACGCTCTGAAAGAATGAAATAAAAAAGCCGGGCTAACCCGGCTTTTTTTTATTGTTGCATGGAGATACGAATAGCCGGCCCCGCTTTTTCCGGCGGCAGTGCCAGCACGTCGCGCCAGAGTTCCTGCACCATGTTGCAGACCTGTTTTTCCTGGCCAACGCCTTTTTGCGGATCGGTAAAGACGTCAATCGTGTCGCCATATTTTGCCGCCAGCGCCTGGCCAATCGGGGCCAGCGTCTCTTCAGCCAGTTTCTGCTCTTCGCTCGTCACCTTATGCTGGTTCGGGCCGTAGCTTGCTGACAGCAGCTTCATCTCTACGTCCATCCGCTTCGCGATAACCTCTTTCGACAGCATCTGTACCGGGTTTACACCGCCTTTCACCTGCGGCATCAGGAAACGGAAACAGGCGTCGTCGCTGTGCTGCTGCATTTCGCGGGTCTGCTCCATATTGACGCGCATATACGCCATCACGTCCCTGTCCGGCGCGAACTGAATGCGCTGCATCTCCAGTTCCGCCATCTGCGCCTGCATCGTGTCGATAATATCCTGCTGCGTTTTGCCCTGCTTCGCCATTTCCACGGCCTGGTTACGCATGCGCGCATAAAACGCCGGATCGTTTTCTTTAATCAGCTTATAGAGCGGCATGCTGTTGAACGCTTCATCAAAGCCCTGCTCCGGCGAGGTTGCCTTGCTGCCTTTAAGCCAGGCGATATCTGCGACATTCCACAGCGCAATGCCGACGACAAATATCGCAATTGCGGCGAGTTTGTTGACTTTGCCTTTTTTATAGAGCGTCGAGGCGACGCCCGCGAGCGCAACGCCAACCACAGCGGAAAGCCAGACATGATGCCAGTTCATTTTTTATCCCTTTGGTATTGATAGTTTTTATATATCCCGCGCGCTTACGCTTGCGCCGGTATGCCGCTGTGAAAACGAAATTCGGCGTCGGGCTGGTTAATCAGCCGTGCTTCCGCTTCGCCCAGCGCCTGTACGCGCGGCGCGATATCTTCCGGTGAAATTCGTTGCGCCAGATCCAGGTAATCCTGATAGTGGCGCGCTTCCGAACGCAGCAACGACAGGTAAAACTTTTGCAAATCGTCATCCAGATACGGCGCCAGCGCGGCGAAGCGCTCACAGGAGCGCGCTTCGATATACGCGCCGCAAATCAGCTTATCGACAAGCGTCGCAGGCTCGTACGTGCGCATTTCGCGCCGCAGCCCGCGCGCGTAGCGGCTGGCGGTAATTTTCACGTAGGGGATGTTACGCGCCTGCATCACTTCGCGCACCTGCCAGAAGTGGTGTAGCTCTTCTTTGATAAGCAGCACCATGCTGTCGATAAGCGTCTGACCCCACGGGTCGTCAGTCTGCGGCATCACGCTTTTACCGATGCGCTTATGCAACGCCAGAAAATCCGGCTCCGGCCCTTCGCGGTAGGTAAAATCTTCATACGGCTTCAGCCAGCCGAGGAGTTCGTCAGAACCGCTCTTATCCGCGACATAGCGGCGAATCAGCAGCATCGCGGTTTGCGCGGCTTTCAGCTCGCAGATCATGTGGTCGGTCAGCAGCAGCGGCAGGTTTTCTGGCGCTCTGGCTTCATCTATCCAGGCTTGCGGGGTGGCGCAGTGAAGGAAATTTTTAACGGGGAGAAGGAGTGCGTCGTAATTCATGCGGGGTTCCTGAAATGCGGCAGCGCAGCGCTGCCGCATAATGCGACTTAGTGACGAACGCCGTCGTCGTCTTCATCCATGCCTTCGTCGTCTTCGTCTTCGCCGTCCGGGTCTTCGAAATAGGTGCCCCAGCCGTCATATTCGACATTGAATTTTTCCGCGAGGTTCATCAGCTGTTCAACCTGCGCGTCGATAAGCTCCGGGTTCAGCGCGCATTCGCTCAGCGCGTCGCAGCAGATCACCGTTTCGCCGCCCTCTTCCAGCTCCAGCTCTTCCGGGTCTGTCACTTCATAGCCAAGCTTAAAGACTTCAACCGCCAGTTTCTCCAGCGTATCGAAATCGTCTGCCGAGAAGTGGTGTTCAATGGTGTACAGTGCGTCAGGATCGCTGCCATCTTCAAGCAGCTCTTCAATAATCAGACGCGTCTCTTCGCGCTGCTCTTCCAGTAATTCCGGGTTTGCCATGGCTCGTTCCTCAGTGTGTCGGCAGATACCTTCTATTTTCACACACCATCGGGAATGCCTCCACCTTTCCCCGCAAAGTTTTAACCCGAGGGGTTGCAAATGCATATTCATACATATATGTTGAATTTTAATTCAATAAGTGGCGTCAGCCAGCGAGGGAAACATGACCGCCTTGTATCAAAAATCATTTTTAAAACTGCTCGATTTTACGCCCGCTCAGATCCATTCATTGCTGGCGCTTTCTGCAAAGCTAAAAAACGATAAGAAAAACGGCATTGAAGTTCAAAAACTTACCGGAAAAAATATTGCGCTCATCTTCGAAAAAGACTCGACCCGCACGCGATGCTCTTTCGAAGTTGCCGCATATGACCAGGGCGCGCGCGTGACTTATCTTGGCCCGAGCGGCAGCCAGATTGGGCATAAAGAATCAATTAAGGATACCGCCCGCGTGCTGGGCCGGATGTATGACGGCATTCAGTATCGCGGTTTTGGTCAGGAAATCGTCGAAACGCTGGCGCAATATGCTGGGGTGCCGGTGTGGAACGGCCTGACCGACGAGTTTCACCCGACGCAACTGCTGGCGGATCTGCTCACCATGCAGGAGCATCTGCCGGGGAAAACGCTCAATGAGATGACGCTGGTTTACGCAGGCGACGCGCGCAACAACATGGGCAATTCAATGCTGGAAGCCGCTGCGCTGATGGGCCTGGATTTACGTCTTGTCGCCCCGGAAAGCTGCTGGCCTGCGCCGGAGCTGGTGACCGAGTGCCAGGCGCTGGCGAAAGAGACTGGCGGGCGTATTACGCTCACCGAAGATATCGCCGCAGGTGT is a window of Cronobacter muytjensii ATCC 51329 DNA encoding:
- a CDS encoding YjgN family protein, whose protein sequence is MSDDNKFLAGNKTHAFSFQGSGGGYFPVWLVNILLTVFTAGLFLPWAMVRARRYFYENTELAGARFSYHATGRAIFVGWLCLAILYVVFLINAVHENTFLTLCMVVLFIAFAPFLIMQGLRYQLLMTQLNGMRFSFKASPLRAWWVMLGCPLLIAVLIFVVISLVFTLAGSSASLTGIIVGIVLSTVVGLGGTALMQGIYAAQWYGLLVNNLQYGKHRFAINLNIKTCTFIYLKAMLLFVPFIVIVMVMVVPMMTQVLQLSLYGGASEEAMLSAGLSMFSTMFMAYMVYLVGILVCFSFAFVKVRNYAYQQMSLEGGIKFRSTASVGTFVWLILSNFIVCGITAGLAWPWAKVRLTRYLLENTHVDGELDNLALVDHDEQPRNDPASVLGRGFSVLPFAL
- the miaE gene encoding tRNA isopentenyl-2-thiomethyl-A-37 hydroxylase MiaE yields the protein MNYDALLLPVKNFLHCATPQAWIDEARAPENLPLLLTDHMICELKAAQTAMLLIRRYVADKSGSDELLGWLKPYEDFTYREGPEPDFLALHKRIGKSVMPQTDDPWGQTLIDSMVLLIKEELHHFWQVREVMQARNIPYVKITASRYARGLRREMRTYEPATLVDKLICGAYIEARSCERFAALAPYLDDDLQKFYLSLLRSEARHYQDYLDLAQRISPEDIAPRVQALGEAEARLINQPDAEFRFHSGIPAQA
- the argF gene encoding ornithine carbamoyltransferase, with protein sequence MTALYQKSFLKLLDFTPAQIHSLLALSAKLKNDKKNGIEVQKLTGKNIALIFEKDSTRTRCSFEVAAYDQGARVTYLGPSGSQIGHKESIKDTARVLGRMYDGIQYRGFGQEIVETLAQYAGVPVWNGLTDEFHPTQLLADLLTMQEHLPGKTLNEMTLVYAGDARNNMGNSMLEAAALMGLDLRLVAPESCWPAPELVTECQALAKETGGRITLTEDIAAGVKGADFIYTDVWVSMGEAKEKWAERIALLRAYQVNSQMLALTGNPNVKFLHCLPAFHDDQTTLGKQMAQEYGLKGGMEVTDEVFESPHSIVFDQAENRMHTIKAVMVATLSQ
- the rraB gene encoding ribonuclease E inhibitor RraB; protein product: MANPELLEEQREETRLIIEELLEDGSDPDALYTIEHHFSADDFDTLEKLAVEVFKLGYEVTDPEELELEEGGETVICCDALSECALNPELIDAQVEQLMNLAEKFNVEYDGWGTYFEDPDGEDEDDEGMDEDDDGVRH
- a CDS encoding valine--tRNA ligase, which produces MEKTYNPQDIEQPLYEHWEQQGYFKPNGDESQESFCIMIPPPNVTGSLHMGHAFQQTIMDTMIRYQRMQGKNTLWQVGTDHAGIATQMVVERKIAAEEGKTRHDYGRDAFIDKIWEWKAESGGTITRQMRRLGNSVDWERERFTMDEGLSNAVKEVFVRLYKEDLIYRGKRLVNWDPKLRTAISDLEVENRESKGSMWHIRYPLADGAKTADGKDYLVVATTRPETLLGDTGVAVNPEDPRYKDLIGKFVVLPLVNRRIPIVGDEHADMEKGTGCVKITPAHDFNDYEVGRRHQLPMINILTFDGDIRESAEVYDTKGNESDVYSNEIPAQFQKMERFAARKAIVAAVDELGLLEEIKPHDLTVPYGDRGGVVIEPMLTDQWYVRADVLAKPAVEAVENGDIQFVPKQYENMYFSWMRDIQDWCISRQLWWGHRIPAWYDEQGNVYVGRSVDEVRQENNLGADVALRQDDDVLDTWFSSALWTFSTLGWPDNTDALRQFHPTSVMVSGFDIIFFWIARMIMMTMHFIKDENGKPQVPFHTVYMTGLIRDDEGQKMSKSKGNVIDPLDMVDGISLPDLLAKRTGNMMQPQLAEKIRKRTEKQFPDGIEPHGTDALRFTLAALASTGRDINWDMKRLEGYRNFCNKLWNASRFVLMNTEEQDCGFNGGEKVLSLADRWILAEFNQTVKAYREALDNFRFDIAAGILYEFTWNQFCDWYLELTKPVMNGGSEAELRGTRNTLVTVLEGLLRLAHPIIPFITETIWQRVKVIAGINADTIMLQPFPAFDASRVDDAALADTEWLKQAIIAVRNIRAEMNIAPGKPLELLLRGCSADAARRVNDNRGFLQTLARLESITVLPADDKGPVSVTKIIDGAELLIPMAGLIDKDAELARLAKEVAKIEGEIGRIESKLGNEGFVARAPEAVIAKEREKLAGYHEAKAKLIEQQGVISAL
- a CDS encoding GNAT family N-acetyltransferase yields the protein MNVEAPVDIIMRRMTAADNATVARVIRQVSAEYGLTADKGYTVADPNLDVLYTQYSKPGHAYWVVELDGDVVGGGGIAPLACSQTDICELQKMYFLPVARGRGLAKKLALQALEFARAQGYRRCYLETTAFLKEAIALYERLGFTHISEPLGCTGHVDCEVRMLKTL